In the genome of Pseudomonas sp. LBUM920, one region contains:
- a CDS encoding alpha/beta fold hydrolase produces MPVAVIDGQPLHYVDQGTGPVVLLGSSYLWDRDMWAPQIEALSQQYRVIVPELWGHGESGPLPTQTRSLDDLARQALALLDQLDIAQINLVGLSVGGMWGARLALLAPARINSVVLMDTYLGAEPDATRQYYFSLFKMIEDAGAIPEPLLDVVAPIFFRPGIDRESALYQDFRKALQALPKERLLNSIVPLGRLIFSRENILDQLPRLDSDTTLVMCGEQDKPRPPAESQEMAELIGCSLTLIPDAGHISARENPDFVNEALLTFLANHA; encoded by the coding sequence ATGCCTGTTGCCGTGATTGATGGACAACCGCTGCACTATGTCGACCAGGGCACCGGCCCGGTCGTCCTGCTGGGTTCGAGTTACCTGTGGGACCGCGACATGTGGGCCCCGCAAATTGAAGCCCTGTCGCAACAGTACCGCGTGATCGTGCCGGAACTGTGGGGCCACGGTGAGTCCGGCCCGCTGCCGACGCAAACCCGCTCCCTCGACGACCTCGCGCGCCAGGCCCTGGCGCTGCTGGATCAGCTGGATATCGCGCAAATCAATCTGGTCGGCCTGTCGGTCGGCGGCATGTGGGGCGCGCGCCTGGCGTTGCTGGCACCGGCGCGCATCAACAGCGTGGTGCTGATGGACACCTACCTGGGCGCCGAGCCCGACGCCACGCGCCAGTATTACTTCTCGCTGTTCAAGATGATCGAGGACGCCGGCGCCATCCCCGAGCCGTTGCTGGATGTGGTTGCACCGATTTTCTTCCGCCCCGGCATCGACCGCGAGTCGGCCCTGTACCAGGATTTTCGCAAGGCGTTGCAGGCCTTACCCAAAGAGCGCCTGCTGAACAGCATCGTGCCACTGGGGCGCCTGATCTTCAGTCGCGAGAACATTCTGGACCAGTTGCCCCGCCTGGACTCGGACACCACGCTGGTGATGTGCGGCGAGCAGGACAAGCCGCGGCCGCCCGCAGAATCACAGGAAATGGCTGAACTGATTGGCTGCAGCCTCACGCTGATTCCCGACGCGGGGCATATCTCGGCCCGGGAAAACCCGGACTTCGTCAATGAAGCGCTGCTGACCTTCCTCGCCAACCACGCCTGA